Proteins encoded in a region of the Apilactobacillus apisilvae genome:
- a CDS encoding IS3 family transposase, with product MVKFSYEFKLNVVLEYLQGYGSTYLCKKYNIVNPSTVLLWINMYKAYGLKGLIVRNYGKVYSGEYKIKVLNWMHTQQKSYPETALHFNISASSTIFTWQRRMETKGIRSLYNKRGRPKMQKTELKVTSCQKNLANEYMIKYVYTKIQMKHPKSSKFEVVHKLINQLKSLSKSYILQVIQYSRSVYYYNLKKAKLSYDNSYIENKIKNIIIKHAAYGYRRITAVLRQSGLKINHKRVQNIMKRNNWQCKLFSRRKRKYNSYKGQVGRIANNILNGDFTANKFGQKITTDVSEFRYGNEDINHRVYLSPVMDLYSDKILSFNISRHPNVSFTLKALNEAMLNLKSLPYRTIVHSDQGFQYQHHSWVNTLKKYNAIQSMSRKGTCLDNAQMESFFHIMKSEMMNVHYNTKESLIHAMKVWIKDYNNNRIKEKLGYQSPNKYLGLIS from the coding sequence TTGGTTAAATTTAGTTATGAATTTAAATTAAATGTTGTTTTAGAATATCTACAAGGATATGGTTCCACTTATCTTTGTAAAAAATATAATATTGTGAATCCTAGTACTGTTTTACTATGGATTAATATGTATAAAGCCTACGGCTTAAAGGGTTTAATTGTAAGAAATTACGGTAAAGTGTATTCTGGTGAGTATAAAATAAAAGTGCTGAATTGGATGCACACTCAACAAAAGTCATATCCAGAAACAGCACTTCATTTCAATATATCTGCCAGTAGTACCATCTTCACTTGGCAGAGAAGAATGGAGACTAAAGGTATACGTTCATTATACAACAAACGTGGCCGTCCTAAAATGCAGAAAACTGAATTAAAAGTAACCTCATGTCAAAAAAATTTAGCTAATGAATACATGATTAAGTATGTGTATACAAAAATTCAAATGAAACATCCTAAGAGTAGTAAATTTGAGGTTGTACATAAGCTGATTAATCAATTAAAATCTTTATCTAAAAGTTATATTTTACAGGTAATTCAATATTCTCGCAGTGTTTATTACTATAACTTGAAGAAAGCGAAGCTTTCTTATGATAATTCTTACATTGAAAATAAAATCAAAAATATTATTATTAAGCACGCTGCTTACGGATATCGCAGAATAACTGCAGTATTAAGACAATCAGGCCTGAAAATTAATCATAAACGTGTACAAAATATAATGAAACGTAATAATTGGCAATGTAAATTGTTTAGTCGACGCAAACGTAAGTATAATTCATATAAAGGTCAAGTAGGCAGAATTGCTAATAATATATTAAATGGTGATTTTACAGCCAATAAATTTGGTCAAAAAATTACTACTGATGTTAGTGAATTTAGATATGGCAATGAAGATATAAACCATCGGGTTTATTTATCACCAGTAATGGATTTATATTCAGACAAAATATTATCTTTTAATATTAGTAGACATCCAAATGTAAGTTTTACTTTAAAAGCACTAAATGAAGCAATGCTTAATCTAAAATCATTACCTTATAGAACTATTGTACATAGTGATCAAGGTTTTCAATATCAACATCATAGTTGGGTTAATACATTGAAAAAATATAATGCGATTCAGTCTATGTCCCGTAAAGGGACATGCTTAGATAATGCACAGATGGAATCATTTTTTCATATTATGAAAAGTGAAATGATGAATGTTCATTATAATACAAAAGAATCCTTAATCCATGCCATGAAAGTATGGATTAAGGATTACAATAATAATAGAATAAAAGAAAAACTAGGATACCAGTCACCAAATAAATATTTGGGATTAATATCCTAG
- a CDS encoding alpha/beta hydrolase yields the protein MERFHLGKKIKLLLTTIGIFFFLICFGFLGAGLYFYHVAVVPGKKNFLSKQKISKSSPLYPGTEWYKNAKKYRWTQMSTTDHLKLVANYLPADKKTNKTVIVAHGYMGNKEQMAPYAYIFHKMGYNVLTPDTRGHGQSQGNYVGYGWPDRMDYIKWMRRVIEENGKDSEMVMFGVSMGGATTMMVSGEKSVPKQLKAYIEDCGYTSVADEINYEAKQLYHLSDFPRWPLVPIVSGITHLRAGYSMYKASALNQVKKNHKPILFIHGDNDNFVPTRMVHPLYEASRGPKQLLLVKKAAHASSYKTDPQLYVKTIKEFLSKYFN from the coding sequence ATGGAGCGATTTCATTTGGGCAAAAAAATTAAACTTTTATTAACAACAATTGGAATATTTTTCTTTCTAATATGTTTTGGATTTTTAGGCGCTGGCCTATATTTTTATCATGTTGCAGTAGTGCCGGGTAAAAAGAATTTTTTAAGTAAGCAAAAAATATCTAAAAGTTCGCCACTTTATCCGGGGACTGAGTGGTATAAAAATGCTAAAAAATATCGTTGGACACAAATGTCAACAACTGACCATTTAAAGTTAGTTGCTAATTATCTTCCTGCTGATAAAAAGACTAACAAAACAGTGATTGTTGCACATGGTTATATGGGTAATAAAGAACAGATGGCACCATATGCTTATATTTTTCATAAAATGGGTTATAACGTTTTAACACCAGATACTCGTGGCCATGGACAAAGTCAAGGAAACTATGTTGGTTATGGTTGGCCAGATCGAATGGATTATATCAAATGGATGCGTCGAGTTATTGAAGAAAATGGTAAGGATTCCGAAATGGTTATGTTTGGTGTAAGTATGGGTGGAGCTACGACAATGATGGTTTCTGGTGAAAAATCAGTTCCTAAACAGCTTAAAGCTTATATTGAAGATTGTGGATACACCAGTGTAGCCGATGAAATTAATTATGAAGCCAAACAGCTATACCATTTATCAGATTTTCCTAGGTGGCCATTGGTCCCAATTGTGAGTGGAATTACTCATTTAAGAGCTGGTTATAGTATGTATAAAGCATCTGCTTTAAACCAAGTTAAGAAAAATCATAAACCAATTTTATTTATTCATGGTGATAATGATAACTTTGTACCAACTAGAATGGTACATCCTTTATATGAAGCTAGTCGTGGACCTAAGCAACTCTTATTAGTTAAGAAAGCTGCTCATGCATCATCTTATAAAACTGATCCACAATTATATGTTAAAACAATTAAAGAATTTTTGTCTAAGTACTTTAACTAA
- a CDS encoding helix-turn-helix domain-containing protein: MFPNRLKALRNDKNLNFKQLANNLNQMFPNSRHNNTAAQIGNWERGVRSPSYFEIKKLATYFNVSMDYLSGRNSIQHLELDSILMSDNQIKFNDKNLSKNDRYEIFQLIKGYLHSKQENNNDINQNNMNDYQETLNIKFK; encoded by the coding sequence ATGTTTCCTAACAGATTAAAAGCTTTACGTAACGATAAAAATTTAAATTTTAAACAACTAGCCAATAATTTAAACCAAATGTTTCCAAATAGTCGACATAATAATACTGCCGCTCAAATTGGTAACTGGGAACGAGGCGTTCGATCACCGTCTTATTTTGAAATCAAAAAATTAGCAACATATTTTAATGTAAGCATGGACTACTTAAGTGGTCGCAACTCCATTCAACATTTAGAGTTAGATTCTATATTGATGAGCGACAATCAAATTAAATTTAATGATAAGAATTTAAGTAAAAATGATCGTTATGAAATTTTTCAATTAATTAAGGGTTATTTACATAGTAAGCAAGAAAATAATAATGATATAAATCAAAATAATATGAATGATTACCAGGAAACATTAAATATTAAATTTAAATAA
- the rny gene encoding ribonuclease Y, translating to MISFLIILFLILGIILGVSFDVFRIKNLLKNAQMKANYYIESSDRDVNEKYHDIINDDKSEIDQYHDNADDEIDTQQYENETRKQRLDQHENFLNQTKQHLITTANELKERQTKQNEYSSKIDNVLDNAHDLLNKRQELLEKISKTNFAEAKQQVLDETNLKLKRESDIEVKYQLAENKVSANKKANSLLIEAIQRGARDEPKTHIERNVVLPSSDMKAKLIGKEEQHIRLIQSLTGTDLIFDDDNSLLLHIVTHDAFRREIVRMTIDNLMISRKFTNNNIEYQVNVATQRVHAGLRETGENVVKSLKIGLMHPDLMKIIGKLKFRTSYGQNVLYHSIEVAQITGVLAAELGLNVKLAKRSGLLHDIGKAIDHEVDGTHVELGVKLTKAFNEDDIVINSIASHHGDVDPIDPISILVATADSMSGARPGARSESIEEYVTRLRNLENIANQHAGVKDSYAIQAGREIRIIVNPEMLNDDKSKSLTRHVRDQIQDELTYPGNIKVTTIRSLKAVQYVGKRKKQFK from the coding sequence TTGATTAGCTTTTTGATAATTTTGTTTTTGATTTTAGGAATTATTTTGGGAGTATCATTTGATGTTTTTAGAATTAAAAATTTATTGAAAAATGCCCAAATGAAAGCGAATTATTATATTGAGTCTAGTGATCGAGATGTTAATGAAAAGTATCATGATATTATTAATGATGATAAATCAGAAATTGATCAATATCATGATAATGCTGATGATGAAATTGACACTCAACAATACGAAAATGAAACTCGCAAACAACGTTTAGACCAACATGAGAATTTTTTAAATCAAACTAAACAGCATTTGATTACAACTGCTAATGAATTAAAAGAACGTCAAACTAAACAAAATGAATATAGCAGTAAAATTGATAATGTACTTGACAATGCTCACGACCTTTTAAATAAGCGACAAGAATTATTGGAAAAAATTAGTAAAACCAATTTTGCAGAAGCTAAGCAACAAGTTTTAGATGAAACTAACTTAAAATTAAAACGTGAATCAGATATTGAAGTTAAATATCAATTAGCTGAGAACAAAGTTTCTGCTAACAAAAAAGCTAATTCATTGCTAATTGAGGCCATTCAGCGTGGTGCAAGGGATGAGCCTAAGACACATATTGAAAGAAATGTTGTATTACCCAGTAGTGATATGAAAGCCAAGTTGATTGGTAAAGAAGAACAACATATTCGATTAATACAATCATTGACGGGAACGGATTTAATTTTTGATGATGATAACTCGCTATTATTACACATTGTTACCCATGATGCATTTCGTCGTGAGATTGTTAGGATGACAATTGATAACTTGATGATTTCACGTAAATTTACTAATAATAATATTGAATACCAAGTCAATGTTGCTACTCAACGCGTTCATGCTGGATTACGTGAGACTGGTGAAAATGTTGTTAAATCATTAAAAATTGGTCTAATGCATCCGGACTTAATGAAGATTATTGGTAAATTAAAGTTTAGAACTAGTTATGGTCAAAATGTTTTATATCATTCAATTGAAGTTGCTCAAATTACCGGAGTTTTAGCTGCCGAATTAGGGCTAAATGTTAAGTTAGCTAAGCGTTCTGGTCTTTTACATGATATTGGTAAGGCAATTGACCACGAAGTTGATGGAACCCATGTTGAATTAGGTGTTAAGTTAACTAAGGCGTTCAATGAAGATGACATTGTAATTAACTCAATTGCCTCCCATCATGGAGATGTTGATCCGATTGATCCAATTTCTATTCTAGTTGCAACCGCTGATTCAATGTCTGGCGCACGACCTGGTGCTAGAAGTGAATCGATTGAAGAATATGTTACTAGGTTAAGAAACCTTGAAAATATTGCTAATCAGCATGCTGGAGTAAAGGATAGTTATGCTATCCAGGCTGGTCGTGAAATTAGAATTATTGTTAATCCTGAGATGCTAAATGATGATAAAAGTAAATCTTTGACTAGACATGTTAGAGATCAAATTCAAGATGAATTAACCTATCCTGGTAATATTAAGGTGACAACGATTCGTTCATTGAAAGCTGTCCAATATGTTGGAAAGCGTAAAAAACAATTTAAATAA
- a CDS encoding IS3 family transposase, producing the protein MTKFSFELKKKIIKEYFSTGMGSTSLAKKYNIKSRTSVLNWIHMYNAFGIKGLVVRQPSKVYSGDYKRKVLHWMHTNHSSYPETALFFNISAPSTILAWERRLETKGLIGLYTNRGPKKMKSNNIELKLLNKSLKDKLDYYLINYRYEQIKQDHGSIINHIKKLINLFKRFSISFILKSIGISRSYYYRHLKENDKDIKLKKMITQIKHFNPNYGYRRVTLALINNNVVVNHKKVLRLMKTLNLTTNSYNRKRRKYNSYIGKVGHIAKNRIHRKFKTDRPYQKLTTDVSEFRYGNQDINHRVYLSPIMDLFSDEILKFSISEHPTVDFTIKPIKALIKALPNLKYRTTIHSDQGFQYQNNKWQKLLKDNHIFQSMSRKGTCLDNAQMESFFHIMKIEIMSNHYETKSSLIKAMKKWIKYYNNCRIKTKLGGKAPKEYRKLYLLENK; encoded by the coding sequence ATGACAAAATTTAGTTTTGAATTAAAGAAAAAGATAATTAAAGAATATTTTTCAACAGGAATGGGTTCCACTAGTCTTGCTAAAAAATATAATATTAAGAGTAGAACATCTGTGTTAAATTGGATTCATATGTATAATGCCTTCGGCATTAAAGGATTAGTTGTCAGGCAACCAAGCAAAGTATATTCTGGAGATTATAAACGAAAAGTGCTGCATTGGATGCACACTAACCACAGTTCGTATCCAGAAACAGCACTTTTCTTCAACATATCTGCCCCGAGCACAATCCTTGCTTGGGAGCGAAGATTGGAGACTAAAGGCCTAATTGGATTATACACTAATCGTGGCCCTAAAAAAATGAAATCAAATAATATTGAACTTAAATTACTTAATAAATCTTTAAAGGACAAACTTGATTATTATCTAATTAATTATCGTTATGAACAAATAAAACAAGATCATGGATCTATTATTAATCATATAAAGAAATTAATTAATTTGTTTAAAAGATTTTCTATATCATTCATTTTAAAGAGTATTGGTATAAGTAGAAGCTACTATTATCGTCATTTAAAAGAAAATGATAAAGATATTAAATTAAAAAAGATGATTACTCAAATCAAACATTTTAATCCAAACTATGGTTATAGACGTGTAACCTTGGCTTTGATTAATAACAACGTAGTTGTTAACCATAAAAAAGTTTTAAGATTAATGAAAACGTTAAACTTAACAACTAATAGCTATAATAGAAAAAGAAGAAAATATAATTCTTATATTGGCAAAGTTGGACATATAGCTAAAAATAGAATTCACAGAAAATTTAAGACTGATCGTCCATATCAAAAATTAACAACTGATGTCAGTGAATTTAGGTATGGTAATCAAGATATAAATCATAGAGTTTATTTATCACCCATTATGGATTTATTTTCAGATGAAATATTAAAATTTTCTATTAGCGAACATCCAACTGTTGACTTTACTATTAAGCCAATAAAAGCCTTGATTAAGGCATTACCCAATTTGAAATATAGAACTACCATTCATAGCGACCAAGGTTTTCAGTATCAAAATAATAAGTGGCAAAAGCTTTTAAAGGATAATCATATATTTCAATCTATGTCCCGTAAAGGGACATGTCTAGATAATGCACAAATGGAATCATTCTTTCATATCATGAAAATAGAAATTATGAGTAATCATTATGAAACAAAGTCTTCATTAATTAAAGCGATGAAAAAATGGATTAAATATTATAATAATTGTAGAATTAAAACAAAACTAGGAGGTAAAGCTCCGA